The stretch of DNA TTTTTGGATGACAactacaaaaacaataattcatgtatatatatataccaagaaccaagaagaaaaaaagcagGTCTAGTGCAAGGACAGTCTTACATAAAACATTATATCGAACCATAGTCCAATGATTCCCAGCTGAAAGGCTGGAAAACATAGTAAACTCTCGGCGAGCTTTTGAAGAGCAAAGCCACACAGACACAAACAGCTGCAATTGCAACCATTGAAAGCATCGCCGGCCTATAAACAAGTGCCCTCCTCATACCGCCGCTGCTGCTGTGGGCCAACTTCTGTTGGCATAGCCCACAATGATTTGGCATTGCTGTTGTTGCAATCTTCTCTGTATGGAAACTTAAAACTTTTGACGACTTATGCACGTCTGATTGTTTCTTCGTGTTTCCGTCTACAAGGGTGCCAGGAATGTCAAGGACATGTGTTTGGTCGTTTTTGCTTGTTTTCCTCTGCACAAGTTGAATGTAGGAGTAGTGGCCCTTAAGGGATGCATAGTCATTGGGTGTCAAACCTGTGTTGTCTTTAGCACTTTTCCATGCCTCAATTCCTACCTGATCATGACACAGATAAGGGTAAAACATTTTGTAATAATTCATTACCGAATGTAACTCAATTAAGGATTTGACAATATATTGAGAAGCATACATGCTTTCCTTCTTAAGAGCTCACCTACCATGTTGAAAAGAGAGGAATGGGGAAATTGCATTGACGTATTAATCAATGTTTAATCGATTGAACTACTGTTGAACCAGAtgagtaataaataaataatttattttttttttgaaaaaaacgAACTCAATGAACCAACCGTAGTTCAACCCGGTTCGACCAGTTCTAAAGATTGAGGAAAAAACTGTGGGTAAACCAACAAGTTCAATTAGTAGAATAAAGGAACGTTTGTATTATCTTCTAAATTAGCAGAGCATCTCAATTTGAAATAAGTATTTCGAACCTAACTTACCCTAACTTACCAAAAGTGCTTATAACTCTccaaaaaatcaatttttaaggTGACCATAACCAAGATCATATAAGCACAACAAAGGTCATATTTCTATGCGTTGTGGAATTAATTCAACCCCATCAACCCAAAAATCCAAGGTGTCGTACCCAAACAAGAGCATGGATGACATAACTCATCCTCTCAAAACCATCTTGTAAGATGAGTACAGAAAGCCTTATAAAGCATAAAAAAGGCGATGTCTCTAAATAATGTAGAACTAAACTCATCCCCTCAACCTAGCACACTAAAGGTGTTGCATTGCAGCAATGAAGACAGACGAAAGTGGCACAATAACAGACCGCACGAGCGGCCGCAATAAAGGAAGGTCAAACAAGGCTAGGTGTTAATGGAATAGTCAAATGAAGAAGCTTCTGAAAAAAGCTGCTTTAAGAAGAAGCCATGGTATAAAAGACTCAAAAGTCATTGTAAGACCATTTTACACAAAAGTATAGCCAACATGACACTATTAATCATAATGATTTTACGGTAGTCTCCATACACCTTTCTCCCATACCTGGAGTATAATGGTTAAAATATGAACTGAAGATATATGATCATacagaagcaaaaaaaaaattacctttcCCGGATCATCAATTAACGCATCCAATACATTCTCATAGCCATTCATACTTGCTGCAATATGAAGGGGAGTCAACCCAGCAGGCCCAACAGTATCAGGTCTAAACAGGAATCTGTCAGGCGACTTGTTGAGTAGCATCTCTTTACTGTCTCCACCATCTGACGCATTAACTGGCACAAAGTTTAACAGTAGTTCCACCATAGGCCTGCAATTTCTCTTTACAGCTTTGTGAAGAAGACCCATGTTTAACAACGCAAGCTCTGCCGAGGTATGTTCTCCAGTATCAACTTCACCCTCAAAGATAATGCCCAAGAGTTTTTTCATCACGGCGCACCAATCGTGGTCCATAGAGAAGCCGACAAGCCATGAATAGCGATTAAAGTGGAAGGGATCTTGAACAGGTGCCATTGACCCTAGCCTAAATTTCACACGAATTCTATGAAGGAGCCAACCCATTTCTTGTACGAAATTCATTGCTCGAGTCTTTTCTTCCATTAATTTGGCTTTGATCTGGACATCATCAGCAGTCTCTGCTGCTTCAATGACGGTCTCCAGATTACATATCTCGGAACAAACTTCAGGCTCGGCAACTATGAATGGAAAGGAACAGCTGCTGAGACCATTATCTTCAACCTGAGTAAAGAATAGCAAATCAGAGACAAAGATATAGCTTTAAAATCTAGcaaaatagagagagagagagagagagagagagagagagagagagagagagagagagagagagagagagagagagagaattctGAGGACATTTTTATCTGATTCTACAACCTCGCAACTCCATATGCTTTCTAGATATAAGATACTTTCTCTGTTAAGCCAATTCTTAAACGATtctaaaagatttgaaaatttaTAGTTTGGTGTCTGTCAAGGCGTATGAACAAAGTATCTCTTTAAACATTGCCTACGAAAAACCTACATACATAACTCAAGATTTTTAGAGTCGGAAGGGCGTTGTCGAACTTAAAACTCTCAGAGACTGGTTATAAATAGATTGTATGAAAAAACTACAAGTATTTAGGATCATTGATGAGAGCCCAAATCCCAGCCCAGGACAACAATCACTTAACAACGGAAGGAAAATATGTGTGTAATATTTCTATATGATGAAATTCCAGTAGAACGAAAAGAATGGTCCAGTCTCACAAGCATGCTCCAGTTCTTTCCGAGCTTCACCAAAATCAAGAAGTTCACAGTGAAGCTAACAAAAATCACTTCATAAAAATTTAAGCAGATTTCATTTTGCTGAAAGAATGTCATGGAAAAAGAAAGTATATAATATTGTAAGATACCTCAATAAACCCTCTTCCAGTCATATTTGGTATATGACAAGAGAAAATGAGATTCTGAAGCTCGTGATGTCCGATAGCTGCATCCGCACCATCAATCAAATCATTACACATACCCTCTACCAGATACTTCCCTTCAAGTGCACAGAGCAACCTGAAATCAAGAGGAAAGGTTTAACTTTTGGGCCATTTgcttaaataaaattataaccCAGACATTTAGGTGACATTTCCTAGTTTCTCTTGCTCATattcattttcaaaattattttggtGCTTATACACCGCATACTATAACCAATATGAAGTTATATTTCTTTCAAAATCCTACGTAATCATCGCTGAAGTAGTGGGGCATATATCTCCAACAATCCCATAAAATGTGTCACTAATTTCTTAAGAAATAGAGTTTTATTACATGATTAGTTCTTGCTTATATTTTCGTATTATCAGTTGTTAGGCCAGTTTATGATTCCTGTAATTCGAGGCTACCAATTAACAGAACTTATGTGTATTATATAATGTTAATAAGGTAGtattaatattatcaatttATCAGCGAATAATATTCAGCTATTATTTCCTTCCTCTATTTCAAGTAGTAGTGTATCCAGCAGCATGCTGATGGAAATAAGTATAGCTCAAAAAATATGCCTCTATGGCTTTGCCAATGCCCTTTTCGGAACTAGAGCCTCTCAAGTCTTAAACAAATAAGGTGTGTGAAAATTACCTTGTACTGGACAGGAAAAGGTTTAACCCTTTCACAGTAAATTTTACGTCTGCACTTGCAGAAACAGCAAGGGGTTTAACGCACAAAATCTGACAATTTTGTGGGCTTCCAAGATGCAATGGCACGTCTAAGACCACCTGACCTGCAGGAGATATACAAGaaataaaagatatatattaataatcCAAGTAAGATTTTCGAAGAACGGATGCAACACACACAGTAAGAGTGAACCAACCATTATACAGAATAGCTACAGAGTGCCGCACTCTTGTATATATCCATCCTGTTCTCCAAAGAGAATCATTTGATGCAGCAAGAAGCTTTCTCAAGCTGGACCCCAGATTATAGCATAGCTGCATTATGAAATAGTAATAGGCACATTAAGATTTATTGTTTAGATGGTTCCAGTATGCAATCTACATATGGtattaatcaaattaaaaaatatatatatacctcaTTCCATGCAGAATTTTCTAGGCGGAGACATATAGTTAAAACAATACATCCCGGTCTTATATAGCTCTCTATCTCGGTGGGACTGTGGGATAACCAGCTAAGGATCTGGTGCtcaaaaagaaatattaatcAAACACCAAGTAGAGAAAAAATTTCAGTGAAATTGTTGTTTATACCAATTTAAAGGTAGGGAAAAAAATACCTGTGATCGAAGAACAAGAGGGAAATCACTAGGATCCTTGCCAAAGAGTTTGAAAACAATTCGATCTGTTCGGCTCTGTCAAACATAACAGAGAGTAAATAAACCATATGTCAATAAATGAAATCTTCTGGTAGCAACCATAAGGCAAGTTACACTCAAAATATCAAGAGATGTACTGGGGAATAGAAGGAATGCTTTATTCTATACATAGATCATGTCCATGAATTTTGTGAACAAAGtagtatattattttatcaattacTAAGAAATAAATCATATACACAAGTTATAGGCAATTCCATGAATATTCTTCTATTGCCATCTAAGCATGCACAATAATCTAGCAGCATTGATAAATAGAGCTAAAAAGAAAAGCATGATCAACAGATAAATATACTCCAATAagtataaagattttttttcatgCGAAATAATCCCGTGACTAATGGAAAAGTATATGGAACAAACAAATAGACCCCAATTAATGCCCTTGGaggaaaataaatttaaataaaagaaatcatcAGAAACAAACATTTGAAAAACCATAACTTCTTTGATACAAAGGTAATAGGAACACCATCAAGCTATAAAGTAATAACGAAACAAATGCTGATTCCTAAAGTAATATACCTGCCCTTCTCCGCTAGAACTCGATGGTGACTGGGAAGAGGTTGAATCTGAGTTTCTACTCGTCTGTGGCGGACTTGACTTGAGAGAATCACATTGTACCGGTGAAGGATGACCATGGGACCCAACCCCTAAAGCCACATGCGGACGAGAATTCGTGGGGTTCTCAACATAATCCTCCACGTCATCATATACACTATTCAGGTCAATATTACTTAACCCATTTCTTCCAGCTGTAGTCTCTGCGCCAACTGGTCGAGGTGGAAGGCTGCCCCTTGAAGGAAGTACATTTGACGAGTGTGGTACCAAAGGAGGTTTTAAACATCCTACTCCTCCAACCCTGCTTAAAGGTATACCTTTTTGTGTCGTATGATTGACAGGAACTGTCGCACACAGTAACCTAGACTCGGGAGGATCCTGACGGATTAGACCATTACTCATTTCAACACGAGAATCAATAGGTCTTGGTGGTTCAGCACCATTTGCATTTGAGTTTGGAATATACTGTGCAGCTCCAGATGTCCCCGCTTTTACTAAATCTTGAGGTCCCACCAATAAGGAGGTTATATTTCTTCCGTTAAATGTACCAGCTAAACTTGTCAGGTTCCCAACCAGACGAGATATGACATCCACGTTTCTTGTATGATCTTCTCCACTTGCTGCAATTTATAGAAAGCATTATATGTGAGTCAAAATAAACATGACATTGATGAAATTCACAATAACTGTAGATAAACATAACAGTTCCAATAGCAAATATAATTTGAATAATCTCAAAAGGAAACTTAGAAAATTTCAACTTTTCAAGAAATGGTTTATATGAACACCATCTAAAGCCCTACATAATTCTAAACAAGATTGTAAATCCAAGAAGAAACAATTAATAAGATGTGCTTTACATCCCACATGCATCTACACTGACGCTGCTGTCATTTTCAACTTATCCGACATATTAGACCAATAATAAGAGCCGTGTGTACTAGGCAACACAACTCCTTGTGTGGCATTGACTTGTAATGCCCtttgaataaaaaacaattaatgttAATCAATATGGTGGCAGTTGCCCTCTCATGAATATTAATATGGCACTAATCAAAGTTTCTTGGTAGATGAATATATGGTGCACAAACTGATAAAAGATAGTTTATTCTCCAAAAAAGGACAGACCCTCAACTTCTACTACCACGAACACAAAGTTATTCTACTCTTTTTGGATGAAATAACTtcgaagaaagaagaaaaatcgGATGAGCTACTATCAGAACCAGGTGTTTGACTTTCAGTTGCCATTAAAATCGGATCTTAGTAGTTGTTACCATATAGGCACCACTTCTTGAAGACTATAactagttattttcattttaccATAGTTGTCAATCCCAAATAGCGGTGCGACCAACTCTAAAACTGGGATAGCAGGATGACCACTATTTGGCTTAGTATATTTATATCTAAAtatttagtattaaaaaattagatatgtgtgtgtttgtgtgtgtgtgtacacacacacatatatctAATCCTTTAATACTAAATATATACAAGTAATTATGTTAGTGTTGGttaatattactatttttattcaattattgGTCTATTTTACTAAATaacctttttttatttgattatgttactttgttattttattatttgtttattattttttatatatatttctgTAGATTGGGTCTTAAGAGCCAAGACTTTGTCTTCACATTTAACCAGTAAGTTGACCTAAGGACATCATAAACCCTGTAACAAACAATTGGTTGCCGCCACACACAACCATCAGCTATTTGTGCAGCTGAAAAATCGGAGGGTTAGGTGTGCCACATGGACACGACCCACACTGCAACGTTCAGGCTGCAAAACCACCTGTGGCCCCCAGCAACTGCTCTGCGCCACATCAGCACAATCGAGGCAAGAAACACTCTTATTAACTACCTAGCATTTTAGCTCTTCATAGGATCCAAATTTGCTATAAATGTTGTAGCATTGAAGCATGAATCCCAAGAGCATGGATACAATTAACACCTTCACAGAGGTATCATCCATCCAGCACCATTGACCCATCTTAATTTATTCTTAATTTCTTATGACTATCATATTTCCTCAATCCAGAGATTATTGAAAGAGAAAACAGCAAGCAAATAAGCACTATTTCAGTTCATAATGTAGCATCCAAATAAGAAATTACATATGCAACACGTGAACTTACAGTGCATATTAGACAGTATCCTTAGTAGACTCATCAACAGATAGCTACTGCCCCTTTCTTCATTCGGAGGACCTCCATTAACTTCAGCACCATCAGGATGTGTCTTCCTCCTCCTCTTATTATGGCCAGCAAGACGCCTACGACAACTTCTCTTCCCTTCATCAAACTCATCAAGAACATGAAACCTGTCATAAATTTAAGAAGTTGCACCAACTAAGGTGCTAAAGTAAATGTTCTGAAAACTACAAACACACACTTACACCCGGTTCTAAAAAAACATTACATATTCCAAAAACATTTTACTCAGTCAAACATTCACACTATATATGTCACATTTAAGAGttttaattaaattcaaaaCATCATTAATAATCTGACATAATTtgcaattcaaaaaaaaaaactgacataatttgattgacagtgtaaaaaatctttacaccatacatatcaattaaattcaaaaattaatgtGACGAACATATCATAAATCTCAATTGTGCTCCCTAAGAAACTATCATTTTAAAACCTAACTGACCTGCTACATTGTTGACAGAATCGCTGCATAACATTACCAACCAGCGCTTTACTAGCCTTAGAATGCACATCACAAAC from Trifolium pratense cultivar HEN17-A07 linkage group LG5, ARS_RC_1.1, whole genome shotgun sequence encodes:
- the LOC123884047 gene encoding squamosa promoter-binding-like protein 1 encodes the protein MDAKFDGKNKHLYGPVVPELKGGSVGMESSKWDLNDWRWDGDLFTAKQLNSVPTDCRNRQLLQVDPEVSQNVDASKNLASGERSRELEKRRRDFVGEGLEMNDDIGSLNLNLGGQVYPIMEGEEKSGKQMKIGVTTSNRAVCQVEDCRADLSSAKDYHRRHKVCDVHSKASKALVGNVMQRFCQQCSRFHVLDEFDEGKRSCRRRLAGHNKRRRKTHPDGAEVNGGPPNEERGSSYLLMSLLRILSNMHSSGEDHTRNVDVISRLVGNLTSLAGTFNGRNITSLLVGPQDLVKAGTSGAAQYIPNSNANGAEPPRPIDSRVEMSNGLIRQDPPESRLLCATVPVNHTTQKGIPLSRVGGVGCLKPPLVPHSSNVLPSRGSLPPRPVGAETTAGRNGLSNIDLNSVYDDVEDYVENPTNSRPHVALGVGSHGHPSPVQCDSLKSSPPQTSRNSDSTSSQSPSSSSGEGQSRTDRIVFKLFGKDPSDFPLVLRSQILSWLSHSPTEIESYIRPGCIVLTICLRLENSAWNELCYNLGSSLRKLLAASNDSLWRTGWIYTRVRHSVAILYNGQVVLDVPLHLGSPQNCQILCVKPLAVSASADVKFTVKGLNLFLSSTRLLCALEGKYLVEGMCNDLIDGADAAIGHHELQNLIFSCHIPNMTGRGFIEVEDNGLSSCSFPFIVAEPEVCSEICNLETVIEAAETADDVQIKAKLMEEKTRAMNFVQEMGWLLHRIRVKFRLGSMAPVQDPFHFNRYSWLVGFSMDHDWCAVMKKLLGIIFEGEVDTGEHTSAELALLNMGLLHKAVKRNCRPMVELLLNFVPVNASDGGDSKEMLLNKSPDRFLFRPDTVGPAGLTPLHIAASMNGYENVLDALIDDPGKVGIEAWKSAKDNTGLTPNDYASLKGHYSYIQLVQRKTSKNDQTHVLDIPGTLVDGNTKKQSDVHKSSKVLSFHTEKIATTAMPNHCGLCQQKLAHSSSGGMRRALVYRPAMLSMVAIAAVCVCVALLFKSSPRVYYVFQPFSWESLDYGSI